One Rosa chinensis cultivar Old Blush chromosome 5, RchiOBHm-V2, whole genome shotgun sequence genomic region harbors:
- the LOC112166679 gene encoding glucan endo-1,3-beta-glucosidase 1, whose translation MANVLVLRTVVIVAFLALSNLELCAIADLPGHGHAAFMADIAKNTWCVAKPTAADSLLQLNIDFACSKVNCSVIEPGGECQLPDTIMNHASVAMNLYYQSFGRTDLSCYFQSTGMVVIEDPSSGTCVYEGVVLVRDAVPASIKIKKGESKAFSATSIGLMVVWSITGCGLVAVAVYVMLWLRQNRTPVVGVPVHTLPEPLYLRLEPSAPPLPV comes from the exons ATGGCGAATGTTCTTGTCCTTCGCACTGTTGTTATCGTGGCCTTCCTCGCTCTCTCGAACCTCGAGCTCTGCGCCATTGCTGATCTTCCAG GACATGGCCATGCCGCTTTCATGGCAGACATTGCTAAG AATACCTGGTGTGTGGCAAAGCCAACTGCCGCTGATAGTTTGCTACAATTGAACATTGACTTTGCTTGTAGTAAAGTCAACTGTAGTGTAATTGAACCCGGTGGTGAATGCCAATTACCAGACACTATAATGAACCACGCGTCTGTTGCCATGAATCTTTACTACCAATCTTTTGGCAGAACAGATTTGAGCTGTTATTTTCAGTCGACCGGCATGGTTGTGATTGAAGATCCAA GTTCTGGAACTTGTGTCTATGAAGGGGTTGTCCTTGTGAGGGATGCTGTCCCTGCAAGTATCAAAATAAAGAAGGGGGAAAGTAAGGCCTTTTCTGCAACATCAATTGGACTTATGGTGGTGTGGTCGATCACTGGTTGTGGACTGGTGGCAGTGGCTGTATATGTTATGCTCTGGCTTCGTCAGAACCGCACACCAGTGGTGGGAGTTCCTGTGCACACATTGCCAGAGCCATTGTATTTGCGGCTGGAGCCATCAGCTCCCCCGCTTCCTGTTTAG